The sequence GATTATTACGAGTACTCTCGTGAGTTTGGGGTTATTTTTTTGATCATCATGGATTGCAGGGCATTATTTCCACACAGAACAAGCCCAAGGAGTCATCCAGATATTGACGCTGTATTTTATCGGAATTCACCTGATACAAGTCATAACGACTTTCCTCAATGCCATACAGAACACAAAAATAATGAAAATGATTGAGTTCTTCCGAATGTTTGTCACAATGATTGGAGCCAGTATCCTCTTGTTTTCAGGAAGTGGGAATATCTATAGTTATTCATGGACATGGATTATTGGTCTTTATATCGGACTTATTTTCTGAAGCATTATCTTTTATATTTCGTACTATCGACAACATCTCACGATTCCGCTTCAGAAAGATACACTTCTGCGAAAAGAAATCATAAAATATTCTCTCTGAACGCTTTTTTCTGCGAACGTCGGAACACTGCTTCATCAGGTTGATATGCAATTTCTCACCTATTTTCTTGGTGTTTATGATGCAGGAATTTATGCTATATATCTCTCACTGGTCGGGATTCCTTTTATATTCTTGAGTCCACTTATTTCTTTTCTTTTTCCTGTCATATCAGAAATCGGTGGACGCGGAGAAAAAGCGAAAATCAAAACTATTTATTCTACATTTTCGACATACGCATCGGTGATTATAGCATGGATGGCTGGGTTATTTTTTGTTTCTAGTGAAGAAATTGCTGCATTTCTTTTTGGTGAAACGTTTCTTGGATCTGGAATAGCACTGTATTTTGTCGCGCCTTTTCTCATATTCAATATACTGGTGCAGATCAATTTTCAGATACTTGGAGGACTTGGATTCGTTCGAAAGCGTATTGAGATTCTTATTTGGACGCTTTTATTGAATATATCAGTCAACCTCATCTGTATTCTCGGATACAAGTATGGATATATTCCGTTCCCAAACGGATCCGCAGCAGCATCATTTTCTGTCGGAATATCATGGATACTGATGTGGTTCTTGAGTTATCGTGCTATTCATGAATATACAGTATGATTCAATTGGAGATTCTTTCTCCAGAACATATGAGCTATTATTTTCTTTATGATTGCCTTTGTTCTCCTGGAAGATGGACGAGATATAACATTCGGACTTACAGGTAGGCTACAATATGCTCCTTCTATAGGATTTGCTTTATTGTGAAGTTTGACTATATTTTTCATCGTAAATACTTCCCATATCAAAGAATTTCTCTCTACTGTTCGGAAGGTTCGTAGTGGAATGCTCTAATAATATACTCATTACCTTTTCTTTTATGATTCAGCTTATTCTCGCAGGTATCGGACTTGTCTCCTGGGCTATGTATATTGTGATCACATATTATTCCACCAATTACAGTAGCATCAATCATATAGAGAGCGCAAGTGACTTCTGGGGCTATTTGGCAGTAATTGGGATTCTTTATGCATGTTACAAAGCATATACTGTTTTTATTGTACCGAAGAAAGAGCTGAAGATTGGATTTTTCACTATTCTTGGAGGAATACTTCTTCATCTCCTGATAGTCTGTGGTTTTTATTCATCCTTGACTGAAGTGCTCAAAAGTCCATTTCTGAACGGAGCCACTCCTTCGAGTCTTGTGCTATTTTTTCATATTCTTTCTCTCCTGATTTATCCTCTCTTTCTCGCGATTCTCGCGAGAAGTGTCGGATTCTCTCTCATGAATCTCTTACCACTGGAATGGAAAAATGAAGATATGTGTATTCGCGTGCCTGCAGAAATCAGTATTGGCTTCTTCGTTTTTAGTACCTTACTGCTTCTCTTAGCTTGGGCTTTTGGATTCACACTTACTATACTTCTCGTGACACTTGCTATCACTGGAGTTGTTGGTATTCCTGGATTTGTCGAAACATATCGAGATATTCGAACGCGAGAAATAGTTCTCCCGAATCATAATATCAATGGTTCATTTATCGAAGCCATAAATCTCAAGCTTTTATCCATTGAATTTGCTGTATTTTTTCTCACTTTTATCCTCTCGGTATCACTCATCAATGTGCTTCGTCCGATGCCGATCGGATGGGATGATCTCGGAGTCTATATGAATTTCCCAAAACTCATGGCAACTTCTGGTGAGATTCTCAAGGGCGCAGGATTCTATGTATGGCAACTCGTCACAGGAACTGGTTTTCTCTTTTCATATACTGCAGCTCAGGCTTTCTATATCAACCAACTCGGTGGTATTCTTGCAGTTATTGCGATTATTTCGAGTCTTTCCTATATTTTCGAAGAAAAAAATAAAAAATCACTTCTCTCGCTTCCTGTTCTTCTTGCGGCGGTTTTCTATGTCATGCCGATGACAGTATTCCAACAGGCGAAAGATATGAAACTCGATCCAGCACTTATGTTTTTTAGCGTAAGTGCCTTTACTGTTCTTTTTTCTCTCTGGAAAAGTTCTGATACAAAAAAACGAACTTTCTCTATTATTTTTCTCGCAGGAATTCTCACGGGCTTTGCCTTCTGAGTCAAAGTCACGACACTCATGCTCTTCCTCGGCGCGCTTGGACTCATTGCCTATCGCTTTCTCTCGATCGGTGGTTATCTTGGATTTTTCTTTATTTTCATTTCTGTATTCACTGGAGGGAATCTCTGGGCAAAGCTCAATGTCACTATGCCAAGTGATCATACACTTATACAAGGAATCACTATTGTATCAGGAATTCTCGGAGTTCTTGGGATTATTTGGTGAATTCTCGAAAAGCAAAAACAAGGAATCCAGATTTTCCAATCTTGGATTATCGCTAGTCTCTTATTTATTCTGGGATTTGGAATCAGTCTAGCGCCATGGGTCATCAAGAACTATACTGAAGCAAGAACTACAAGCATCGATGCTCTCCTAAATGGTTCTGGATGAACGACACAATATGACTACAAACAATTCTATACCAAAGAGGAATTCCAGAAAATACAAGATAGTCTCTCAAGTGCAGTAACATCCAGTGGACAAACACAGAATGAAGATTTCGGAAGATATTTCTGATACGATAGCGGTATCAATAATTATCTGAAACTTCCAGCAAACCTCACATTCCAGAAAAACCAAAGTGGCGAATTCACAGAGATTACCTATATATTTCTCGCGCTCGTTCCTGCCGTATTGCTTTTCGTACGCTCGAGAAAGGGAATCTTCGGAATACTTTCTCTTGGGATTCTTCTTTTGATGACGCTGTATTATTTCATACCCGGAACTCGCGATTCTATCACTGGATTTTTCAATAATATCGAGCTCCGAAATGGAGTGGGTTATGCTATTATGATAGCTATGAATCTTTTGTATCTCGTTGTCGTTCATTATTCACTCGAAAAAACAGACACCAATAATAAACTCAAAGAGATATTGATGTTCATGGGAATTTATGGATTTATTTTCATGATCAGCGCATTCGGAATCGTATGGTATGGTATCGTGGTATATTTCGGATTCTTTGCCATCATCGGACTCGGAGCGACACTCTTCAATGACTACACATCAGAAGAAGAAAAAGATGAAGATCTCATCAGTGTGAAAGTCACACTTGCTGTCATATTCTTTATTCTTATTGGAGTGTATTTTCTTCGGTCTACATTCCCACACGGATGGAATAATCTTCGATCTGCATATTACAATGAATACAAGTACAATATTCTCTCACAGGATGAAGCGATTTTCGCTTACCGTTCAGACTATGCGGATCCTATCGCAACCATGAACCTACATTCTCCACAGAGTGTTATCAGACAAATAAAAGACCTTGCTATTTCAGATAATCTGAAGAAGCTTTTCGAAGAAAATGAAGATAAAATGAATATATCTGATGTACATCAGATTATCCTGAAACTTCGAACGCAAAATAATACAGCACTCAAGAAAGATGCGAAAACAATCGGAAATTTTATCTATCCGAA is a genomic window of Candidatus Gracilibacteria bacterium containing:
- a CDS encoding oligosaccharide flippase family protein, whose amino-acid sequence is MLLKEESLSRKFITKGAWLYLFVFLTAPLGYVIRIILTGDLNPSEIGIIYGTISLLSLLGTYTDFGLTESLNYFLPKYIIKNDYARTKYLLLFTLSVQIITSTLVSLGLFFGSSWIAGHYFHTEQAQGVIQILTLYFIGIHLIQVITTFLNAIQNTKIMKMIEFFRMFVTMIGASILLFSGSGNIYSYSWTWIIGLYIGLIFGSIIFYISYYRQHLTIPLQKDTLLRKEIIKYSLGTLFSANVGTLLHQVDMQFLTYFLGVYDAGIYAIYLSLVGIPFIFLSPLISFLFPVISEIGGRGEKAKIKTIYSTFSTYASVIIAWMAGLFFVSSEEIAAFLFGETFLGSGIALYFVAPFLIFNILVQINFQILGGLGFVRKRIEILIWTLLLNISVNLICILGYKYGYIPFPNGSAAASFSVGISWILMWFLSYRAIHEYTVGFNWRFFLQNIGAIIFFMIAFVLLEDGRDITFGLTGRLQYAPSIGFALLGSLTIFFIVNTSHIKEFLSTVRKVRSGML